The Persephonella sp. IF05-L8 genome contains a region encoding:
- a CDS encoding TIGR01212 family radical SAM protein (This family includes YhcC from E. coli K-12, an uncharacterized radical SAM protein.): protein MIKFNQYLKEKYGGRIQKISIDAGFTCPNRDGNVAFGGCTFCNNTSFSPYAMTRQSVEEQIEKSMEFYSKRFKNLKGYIAYFQAFTNTYAPVDKLKEIYDKAMEYPEIIGMSIGTRPDVVPEPVLDLIASYTVDKPEIWIEYGLQTANIKTLRNINRGHGVSEFVDAVLRTKKRPNIKICAHMIVGLPGDEYEDYIETAKLIAALPIDGIKIHPLHVVKHTVMAKQYENGEFGLLDLEEYASIVADILEVLPDDIIVHRLTGEASEDELIAPDWCAPKRKMEVLTAIENAIQKKKESKKLLII from the coding sequence ATGATAAAGTTTAACCAGTATCTCAAAGAAAAATACGGCGGCAGAATTCAAAAAATCTCTATAGATGCAGGATTTACCTGCCCAAACAGAGATGGTAATGTTGCTTTTGGTGGCTGTACATTTTGTAATAATACCTCCTTCAGTCCTTATGCGATGACCCGCCAGTCTGTTGAGGAACAGATAGAAAAATCAATGGAGTTTTATTCAAAGAGATTTAAAAATCTAAAGGGATATATAGCTTATTTTCAGGCTTTTACAAACACCTATGCACCTGTTGATAAGCTAAAAGAAATATACGATAAAGCAATGGAATATCCTGAAATTATAGGAATGTCTATTGGGACAAGACCGGATGTTGTTCCTGAACCTGTTCTGGATTTAATTGCAAGTTATACTGTAGATAAACCAGAGATATGGATTGAGTATGGCCTTCAGACTGCAAATATAAAAACCCTTAGAAATATAAACAGGGGACATGGAGTTTCTGAGTTTGTTGACGCAGTTTTAAGAACCAAAAAAAGACCAAATATAAAAATATGTGCCCATATGATTGTTGGACTTCCTGGGGATGAATATGAGGATTACATAGAAACGGCTAAACTGATAGCAGCACTTCCAATTGATGGTATCAAAATTCATCCTCTTCATGTTGTTAAGCATACAGTTATGGCAAAGCAGTATGAAAACGGAGAGTTTGGGCTTCTTGACCTTGAAGAGTATGCAAGCATTGTGGCAGATATTCTGGAAGTTTTACCGGATGATATTATTGTCCACAGGCTTACAGGTGAAGCAAGTGAAGATGAGCTTATTGCTCCAGACTGGTGTGCTCCCAAAAGAAAAATGGAAGTGCTTACAGCCATAGAAAATGCAATCCAGAAAAAAAAGGAAAGCAAAAAGCTGCTTATTATTTAA
- a CDS encoding DEAD/DEAH box helicase: METLKYYKNKIAYAKMLPPVEAQYGQFDFKNKKIEKFLQEKNIRLYSHQVEGLKLIKEGKNIVVTTPTASGKSFIYILSVLERLHQNPESKTIVVFPLKALARDQYGKIMDLIFETGINATVEVYDGDTPRDKRQEIKRNPPNFLITTPDMLNAGILPYHTGWASFFEELEFVVLDEIHAYRGVLGSHISNIIRRLKRIIGYYRSRKPVFIMNSATIHNPGGFASKLIQDEVVEISKSGAPLPEREVQIFRGLRNSEKAELIANTVIEDISTIVFVDSRKEAEILALRVKDILKKKGREDLIDKVSPYRSGYTPAERREIEFKLLTRNILSVISTSALEMGIDIGDLEGCILIGYPGTLAQVWQRFGRAGRRDKKAYNILVPKRDALDQYFVKNPEELFYRQMEEPVINPQNKYILKKHLPVMASEIPIKLNELSEEEKEVARELYKEKKLRFANNKLYASRQEPFSIRSAGESFRIVESISGRTIGDISGDIVIYEAHPGAVYLHNGEKFIVEHLDMDNNTVYVVRSEVSYITEPLKQSEIEIVQITDGRKKGKIEIFQGKVNVKTTVVGYSMRDMEFDEKLKDEIFDVNNFLSKEFETIAFWWTMPPEWEEEIIYKNAKHNARLIEEFVFKKGRLYEGKYIYHDLVFENLLKFRKEGNIDAFHFAIKAIESLSAKLHEKEKEELKEYIKRIKERKNGFLGALHGVEHALIGIYPLYAMNDRWDIGGLSTPFFAETGKPTIFIYDGYEGGVGYSEVGFRKLEEMMESTYKTISKCSCIAGCPSCIYSPKCGNSNDYLDKTASILLSHKILKEFNK, from the coding sequence ATGGAAACACTGAAGTATTACAAAAATAAAATAGCATATGCAAAAATGCTTCCTCCTGTGGAAGCCCAATACGGACAGTTTGATTTTAAAAATAAAAAAATAGAAAAATTTCTGCAGGAAAAAAATATCAGACTGTATTCACATCAGGTTGAGGGTCTTAAACTAATTAAAGAAGGAAAAAACATTGTTGTAACCACACCAACAGCCTCAGGAAAATCATTTATATATATACTTTCTGTTTTAGAAAGACTACACCAAAACCCCGAAAGTAAAACAATAGTAGTTTTCCCACTGAAAGCCCTTGCCAGAGACCAGTATGGAAAGATAATGGATTTAATCTTTGAAACAGGTATAAACGCAACTGTAGAAGTTTATGACGGGGATACCCCAAGGGATAAAAGACAGGAGATAAAAAGAAATCCACCTAATTTTTTAATTACTACTCCTGATATGCTTAATGCGGGTATTCTTCCTTATCATACAGGGTGGGCTTCATTTTTTGAGGAGCTTGAGTTTGTAGTTCTTGATGAGATACATGCCTACAGAGGTGTTTTAGGCTCCCATATATCAAATATAATCAGAAGGCTAAAAAGGATAATAGGGTATTACAGGAGTAGAAAACCTGTTTTTATAATGAACTCTGCCACAATACACAATCCTGGAGGATTTGCCTCTAAACTTATTCAGGATGAGGTTGTTGAGATTTCAAAATCAGGGGCACCATTACCAGAAAGAGAAGTCCAGATTTTTAGAGGTTTAAGAAACAGTGAAAAAGCAGAGCTAATAGCAAATACAGTTATAGAGGATATATCAACTATAGTATTTGTTGATAGTAGAAAAGAGGCTGAGATACTTGCCCTCAGGGTAAAGGATATCCTGAAGAAAAAAGGCAGAGAAGACCTTATTGACAAGGTAAGCCCTTATCGGTCAGGTTATACACCAGCAGAAAGGAGAGAAATAGAATTTAAACTTCTTACACGGAATATTCTGTCTGTAATATCCACAAGTGCACTTGAGATGGGAATTGATATTGGAGACCTTGAAGGTTGCATACTGATAGGTTATCCGGGAACACTGGCACAGGTATGGCAGAGATTTGGAAGGGCAGGAAGAAGGGATAAAAAAGCCTATAATATCCTGGTTCCTAAAAGGGATGCCCTTGACCAGTATTTTGTAAAAAATCCTGAAGAGCTATTCTACAGACAGATGGAAGAGCCTGTTATTAATCCCCAGAACAAATACATCCTGAAAAAACATCTGCCTGTAATGGCATCTGAAATTCCTATAAAACTAAATGAGCTTTCAGAAGAAGAAAAGGAAGTTGCAAGGGAGCTTTATAAAGAAAAAAAACTCAGATTTGCAAACAACAAATTATATGCCAGCAGACAGGAACCTTTCAGCATAAGGTCTGCAGGTGAGAGTTTTAGGATAGTAGAAAGTATCTCTGGCAGAACAATAGGAGATATATCTGGGGATATCGTTATTTATGAAGCACACCCGGGAGCAGTTTATCTACATAACGGGGAAAAGTTTATTGTTGAACATTTAGATATGGATAATAACACCGTTTATGTTGTCAGGTCAGAGGTTTCTTATATAACAGAGCCCCTAAAACAATCAGAGATAGAAATAGTTCAGATAACAGATGGCAGGAAAAAGGGAAAGATAGAGATATTTCAGGGAAAGGTAAATGTCAAAACAACAGTTGTCGGATACTCTATGCGGGATATGGAATTTGATGAAAAGCTAAAAGATGAGATTTTTGATGTGAATAACTTCCTGTCAAAAGAGTTTGAAACCATTGCTTTCTGGTGGACTATGCCACCTGAATGGGAAGAGGAAATCATTTATAAAAATGCAAAGCATAACGCCAGACTGATAGAAGAGTTTGTTTTCAAGAAAGGAAGATTATACGAAGGTAAGTATATCTATCATGACCTTGTTTTTGAGAATTTATTAAAATTCAGGAAAGAAGGGAATATTGATGCTTTCCATTTTGCAATCAAAGCCATAGAAAGCCTGTCAGCAAAACTACACGAAAAAGAAAAAGAAGAACTAAAGGAATATATCAAAAGAATAAAAGAAAGAAAAAATGGCTTTCTGGGAGCACTTCACGGGGTAGAGCATGCACTTATCGGTATATATCCTCTGTATGCAATGAACGACAGATGGGATATCGGTGGACTTTCAACCCCATTTTTTGCTGAAACAGGAAAACCTACAATTTTTATTTATGATGGATATGAGGGAGGAGTTGGATACTCTGAAGTAGGTTTCAGAAAGCTGGAAGAGATGATGGAAAGTACATATAAAACAATCTCCAAATGCTCCTGTATAGCAGGTTGTCCTTCCTGTATCTATTCTCCCAAATGTGGAAACTCAAATGATTATCTGGATAAAACAGCCTCAATCCTTCTCTCTCATAAAATATTAAAAGAGTTTAATAAATAG
- a CDS encoding ChaN family lipoprotein, whose product MKKFLILFFLFFNISYAEIFYKLDIQIIPEKNLLTGKAIIYSDRPEEIRVYLDKLDTVSIYYQGNNISQKNHLKLKISPEKRVEIKYSKKLLDFNTGNIITDEFISLIDNWYPYVNKLAVYKLSVEVPEEFILVTEFEKVSVEKKGANKKYQFEFPYPTEIIHLIGSTKYQIKRKKFEDLVIETYFFKKDAQLSDKYIDFAYKYIQEYKQLIGEFPYKRFAIVENAFPTGYSMPTFTLIGQQIIKFPFIVEKSLAHEILHQWFGCAVYIKGGNWAEGLTTYLSDYRLAQNKKAYRKNVLLKYLAYAKDDYPLSKFYGKTDLKSEAIGYGKSMFFFHMLRNEVGEENFKKALSLFYSSFKFSQASWEDIKTVFQQVSSRDLNYFFKQFVYKKGMPKIEINLKNLVMKDDGFHISFEITQKQPYKLKIPITVETYLGQEHFSVNLTKTKQKFEITTKNEPLRMYIDKDYNIFRDLNWEEINPVLYFVNGARKPVVYIPEQEVKYAPIVKHFPEAIIKYPQEFSYKDIQGKNVFIMGGDNPVALKVLGKNHRTDKAYIELFKNPFGKSTVIALFNIKNPEEAKIFARKIIHYGKYSKLVLENGKITSKTVKNTIDGIRLTLREEAEIVSEKGIKDFQNLINDALKKSVIYLGEQHTLFSNHAFQLSVIKAIHKKYPDIAVGMEMFQRSKQPIIDQFINGEISEKEFLKKSGYFVSWKYNYHLYRPILLYCREHRIPVIALNIDNSIIKKVSSKGITALTPAEKKLLPEDMDFSDFKYITFLKEVFSRHKSMDKDRFYNFIQSQIIWDETMAQTISNYIKNNPERKIIVLAGSGHIRFRYGIPSRVERRTGKKGLTVVIDDQLKKNIADYIVYTAQLEGEKEKKLGVLVEPTVKGLKVVGIAEKAVAKKAGIKKGDIIIEFDGVPVENISQLKTEIFFSGKEATITVLRNGKKVELKIDF is encoded by the coding sequence ATGAAAAAATTCTTAATATTATTTTTTCTGTTTTTCAATATATCCTATGCCGAAATTTTTTACAAATTAGATATTCAAATTATTCCTGAAAAAAATCTGTTAACAGGAAAAGCTATCATCTACTCTGATAGACCTGAAGAAATTAGAGTTTATTTAGATAAACTTGATACTGTTTCCATCTACTATCAGGGTAATAATATCTCACAAAAAAATCATCTTAAACTAAAAATCTCTCCAGAAAAAAGAGTTGAAATTAAATATTCAAAAAAATTACTGGACTTTAATACAGGAAATATAATTACTGATGAATTTATAAGTCTGATAGATAACTGGTATCCCTATGTTAATAAACTCGCTGTTTATAAACTATCTGTTGAAGTTCCTGAGGAATTTATTCTGGTAACAGAATTTGAAAAAGTATCTGTAGAAAAAAAGGGAGCAAACAAAAAATACCAGTTTGAGTTTCCATATCCTACAGAGATAATCCATCTTATTGGTTCAACCAAATACCAGATTAAAAGGAAAAAATTTGAGGATTTAGTAATAGAAACCTACTTCTTTAAAAAAGATGCACAGCTATCTGATAAATATATAGATTTTGCTTATAAATACATACAGGAATACAAACAGCTTATTGGAGAATTCCCCTATAAAAGATTTGCAATTGTGGAAAACGCTTTTCCCACAGGATACTCAATGCCCACATTTACACTTATTGGTCAACAAATTATAAAATTTCCATTTATAGTTGAAAAATCTTTAGCCCATGAAATCCTCCACCAGTGGTTTGGTTGTGCTGTTTATATTAAGGGTGGAAACTGGGCAGAAGGTTTAACTACATATTTATCAGACTACAGACTTGCCCAAAATAAGAAAGCTTACAGAAAAAATGTTCTTTTAAAATATCTGGCTTATGCCAAAGATGATTATCCACTGAGCAAGTTTTACGGAAAAACAGACCTGAAATCAGAAGCTATCGGATACGGAAAATCTATGTTTTTCTTCCACATGCTAAGGAATGAAGTTGGAGAGGAAAATTTCAAAAAAGCCCTGTCCCTTTTCTACTCAAGCTTCAAATTCAGTCAGGCATCATGGGAGGATATAAAGACAGTTTTTCAGCAGGTTTCAAGTAGAGACTTAAACTATTTCTTTAAGCAATTTGTGTATAAAAAAGGTATGCCTAAGATAGAAATCAACCTGAAAAATCTGGTTATGAAAGATGATGGCTTTCATATATCCTTTGAAATTACCCAAAAACAACCTTATAAACTTAAAATTCCAATAACAGTTGAAACATATCTGGGACAGGAACATTTCAGTGTGAACCTCACAAAAACTAAGCAAAAATTTGAGATTACAACAAAAAATGAACCACTAAGAATGTATATAGATAAAGACTACAATATCTTTAGGGATTTAAACTGGGAAGAGATAAACCCCGTTCTATATTTTGTTAATGGAGCAAGAAAACCTGTTGTTTATATACCAGAGCAGGAAGTTAAATATGCCCCTATTGTAAAACATTTCCCAGAAGCAATCATAAAATACCCTCAAGAATTCAGTTATAAAGATATCCAAGGAAAAAATGTATTCATAATGGGAGGAGATAATCCTGTTGCTCTAAAAGTGTTAGGAAAAAATCATAGAACAGACAAAGCATATATAGAGCTATTTAAAAATCCTTTTGGAAAATCTACTGTAATTGCTCTTTTTAATATAAAAAATCCAGAAGAAGCTAAAATCTTTGCCAGAAAAATTATTCATTATGGTAAATATTCAAAACTGGTACTGGAAAACGGTAAAATCACCTCTAAAACCGTTAAAAATACTATAGATGGTATCAGACTAACCCTCAGAGAAGAAGCAGAAATAGTTTCTGAAAAAGGTATTAAAGATTTTCAAAACCTGATTAATGATGCCCTGAAAAAATCAGTTATTTATCTTGGAGAGCAGCACACTTTATTTTCTAATCATGCATTCCAGCTAAGTGTTATAAAAGCCATCCATAAAAAATATCCAGACATTGCCGTTGGAATGGAAATGTTCCAGCGTTCAAAACAGCCTATTATTGACCAGTTCATAAATGGAGAGATTTCTGAAAAAGAATTTCTTAAAAAATCAGGATATTTTGTTTCATGGAAATACAACTATCATTTATATAGACCTATCTTACTTTACTGTAGAGAACATAGAATACCTGTAATAGCCCTTAATATAGATAATTCTATAATTAAAAAAGTATCCTCCAAAGGTATCACAGCCCTTACCCCTGCCGAAAAAAAACTATTACCTGAAGATATGGATTTCTCAGATTTTAAATATATAACCTTTTTGAAAGAAGTTTTCAGCAGACATAAATCTATGGATAAAGACAGATTTTATAACTTTATCCAGTCCCAGATAATATGGGATGAAACAATGGCACAGACCATTTCCAATTACATCAAAAACAATCCCGAAAGGAAAATTATAGTTCTCGCAGGAAGTGGACATATAAGGTTTAGATACGGAATTCCTTCAAGGGTTGAAAGAAGAACAGGAAAAAAAGGTCTTACCGTCGTTATAGATGACCAGTTAAAGAAAAATATTGCAGATTATATTGTATACACTGCCCAGCTTGAAGGAGAAAAGGAAAAAAAATTAGGTGTACTTGTTGAACCTACAGTAAAAGGATTGAAAGTTGTTGGCATAGCAGAAAAAGCAGTGGCAAAAAAAGCAGGTATCAAAAAAGGAGATATTATAATTGAGTTTGACGGTGTGCCTGTTGAAAACATATCCCAATTGAAAACAGAAATATTTTTTTCCGGAAAAGAAGCTACAATAACTGTGCTTAGAAATGGAAAAAAAGTTGAGCTAAAGATTGATTTTTGA